The DNA region AAGTAATAAATACCacataatcataattttatatcaatttaattaaaaaatacaccATGAATTATTGATCAAAGtaatcaaattttaattttaaataaggataattaattttgttttgctttcgtgttataaacataattttttagGAAAGCCTGTCGTTGGTCTCTTTTGGCACGTAGGCTATGTTTGCCTAATTGGCTGTTGTTGAACTTCCGTTTGTTGCTTTTTTTAGTCTTTTACATGTAGAAAAGTAAATTAGTTAAGTACGGTGGCCGTGATTTATAAGAGCGTAAGTAGCATAATTAATATCGGTAGGCCTATCATAGGACAAGATACTATATAGTAGCTATATGTCTAAGTCTTTGGAATTTAccgaaaaaataataatttgcatctaatgtaattaatatagcgccctctatctTATACAGAAGAGAGTCGTTCTCAGAATGTTTTATCCAAAAACgatttagattattttatttactacaaTAACAGTTTATCAACACTATAAATATATCAATTGAGCCAATTATTGCATTTTATTGAATTGTAATTACTCCGACAGTTATTGTAAAGGCGTGGATGTTTTGGTATTTCTTCAGTTTAATCAACCGAATAAGCCATTCTACAAGGTTATATTGGTGAACAGTGGTTCGaacttcaaattgcatttagtaGTCAACGAATCAAGACCTGTTTTGCGCAGCTCACACAAAGAATAGAAATAGGTGGTACTGAACCAGCAGTTAGTAATTGAATTATACACATTAAAGACTTGTTCAATTGAAGTTTTGGAGTGATAACGATCTCAcaagattaaaaaatatatacataccAGATATGCAGAGAAGGCTATGGATAACATTGTTACTGATACTGGCAATGTTTGTGGACAGTACCCAATGTGGCAGGAGGAAATGCAAGTGTCCAGATGCGAGATCGGGTGATTGTAGAATACCACCTGGTTGCCGTTGTCCGCTTGTCAGGGCCTTATGTAGAAGCAAGCCAAAATCGACGTTAGTCGGTAAACGGAACGCTGGTGAAGTCTCAAATTTGGATTTCCTAACGTTTAACAGGTAAGGTATTTAATTATAACTTTATATTTCTCGTTTCAGTAAGCAAAATAACTTTGATTCAAAACACATGTAGCTTAATTCAAACTTCAACTATTATCTCATGATTTACGTAAGaggtaaaacaaaaaaatacataaacaaattgTTAGGATTATTACTTCATCACCCCACACTCTCTCACCCCTCAATCCGCTTTTCAACTTTGTTTTAAACTGCTGAAACTTCTTCATTTGAagttattttactaatttacaATGCAGATAATCAAGCGTATAGCCTGCGTATAGCTAactattatttttgtaaaattaagagatctcaattagtattttgttatttattctgGTCCCAAACTCTGGAATGAGCTAAATGCCGACCTGAAAAATGCAGCTTCTAACCTAAAATGTATTCGAATGATTGCAAATGAGAGATGCATAGCGAGAAAACCCATACAGGCCCCCCTAAATCAAAAGAAATGcaaagaaatgtatttttttaacaattggAAGATATAATCCTACCTTTTGTTCGTAACACCATTTTTAAAAGAAGAATAGCCCACGTTTGTCATTCTGCTTTAATGCTGtcgaaaaaaatatatattaatgtgGATGAAGttacttatattatattatatagttatatatatattttaatcttAATGAAATGTGCCCCggataaattttgttttcattttaaagcATCGTAAGAACATTCGAGATGTACACACAGTATTTGGAATCTATACaatttaatgaatatattaaatttaatatctgGAAATAATAATCACGAACCAAtatgaattatttaatttgtagtTTCAGTTGTATTGTTTAGGATAAAAATTACCTCTCTGGGTACCGACAAAATGAAATTGGTAAATTATAGTCTTTCCTCTGCTGATCGAttcattattattgtcattattttattaatattcgtCAAACTACAGGGTATACAGCACAAAAATAGTAGGCATAGTCGTCGATATGAGTTTAGGGGTATCCTCCTTTTTAAACGTATTAATTTGCACCAAATCCATCGTAAAAAAGTCGATTTTTAATAACAGTGTATCTATGCAAATGTCATTGTTTGTAAAGTTATGGTATCGTAACACGTAATTACCATTACGTTCATATAGCGCACATTTCTATGATAAGCTTCAAATCTGCGGCGCTTCACATACGTGAGAGCATACATGTGACACATCAAATACTACACCGCTTAAGATACAGTAAATGCAGATTTGGGTGCGTATAAACTACCCATACAAACGTTAccaaaatattaatactgtcaCTGATCAATATTTCATTTACTATTGTAATCATTATATTTTCGAATCCATTATTGTATTTCACTGCTTGTTAAAATAAGCAATTAGTCCCGTTGAGAGCGTTATGATTTTACAGTGGACTTATCACTTccgataattaaaataaattgttgacTCAAACCATTTTACTCTTATCTGTTTATCTCTGAATGACATTGGCATTAAAATGTAACACAAATATTGACATTGCATGACAGCTTATCGTCACATTATCTTAGAactaaagaagaaaaaagaaactttatgattttgatattttttaaacgTGGTAAAAAAcgttttctattaaaacaaGATAAAAAAGATGCAAATaggaaaatacaaatattagtgATATTCCTCTTTCCAGGTATAGGAAAGTCCTTAACGAATTAAAATTCCATATTCTCATTTTTCCTATTAATAATTTTCCTAACCTAACTTTTTAGTGAATGATTTTGCTTCaatcatttttcaaaatattaccATGAGGAAATCTACCAGTATATTATAAAAGTTTGTTCGTTACACAGTTGCATCCATACACCCATGGTATAGACAAACCGGCCGGGAACAggttttaaagtacattttttGTAATGGGGATGTGGGAATGGGGGTGGATTATGAGATTGGGGGTAGTGTTGTATTACTATAATTGAACTGAGAAGGTTAACGCTACGGTATTTGATTCACTCTATGGTTAGGAGTTCGC from Antedon mediterranea chromosome 2, ecAntMedi1.1, whole genome shotgun sequence includes:
- the LOC140040800 gene encoding uncharacterized protein; protein product: MQRRLWITLLLILAMFVDSTQCGRRKCKCPDARSGDCRIPPGCRCPLVRALCRSKPKSTLVGKRNAGEVSNLDFLTFNRHLQEAEELLELQNKNLYSSPGLRSRLRRWKTND